In Comamonas koreensis, the genomic stretch AATGACCGAATCGGGCGTGACATGCTGGCGGTTGAGTTCGAGCTTGACGGCGCCGGCTTCGAGCTTGATCCAGTCGAGCGGGTACTCCTGCTCGGGGCCTCGGCGGGGGTCTTCGTTGAGCACAGCCACCAGCTCGCGCAAGGTGGCCTTGCCATTGCCGTAGACGCTGACGGTCTCACCCTTGGTGGCCGCGACCACCTTGTCGCCCACCACCAGCAGGCGGTGCTCGACGCCGTCAATGAACTTCTCGACGATGACGTCCGAGCCTTCGGGCTGGGCCAGCGCAAACGCGGCCTTGATATCGGCCTCTTGCGACAGCTCCAGGGTCACGCCCCGGGCATGATTGCCGTCAGACGGCTTGACGGTGACGGGGAAGCCGATTTCCTGGGCCACTTCCCAGGCTTCTTCGGCGGTGGCCACGATCTGGCCTTCGGGCACCGGCACGCCGCAGGCGGTCAGCAGGCGCTTGGTGAAATCCTTGTCCTGGGCTATGCCTTCGGCAATCGCGCTGGTCTGGTCTGACTCGGCCGTCCAGATACGGCGCTGCGCAGCGCCATAGCCCAGCTGCACCAGGTTGCCATCGTTGAGGCGGATATGGGGAATGCGGCGCTCGCTGGCGGCATCGACGATGCAGCCGGTCGAGGGGCCGAGGTAGCGGTCATTGATCGCCGTCTTGATCGCATGGACCGCCGGCTTGATGTCGTAGGGCTCGTCGTTGATCGCGGCCATCAGCAGCTGGTGGCCATGCTCCAGCGCGACGCGGGCCACGGCCTCTTCGGGGCAGCGGAACACCATGCGGTAGACGCCGCGCTTGGAGATCTCGCGCGTCTGGCCAAATTCGGCCGGCATGCCCGCCAGGTTGAGCAGCTCGATGATCACGTGCTCCATCACATGGCCCATCCAGGTGCCGCCTTCGAGGCGCTGGATGAAACCGCCGCGTTCACCGACGCCGCAGGTGTGCTCGATCAGGTCGGGCAGCCAGGTGGTGAGACGCTCGTTCAGCCCGGGGATCTTGTTCGAGGGATAGTCCTCCAACTCTCCAAGGTCCAGCCAGACCTCCAGTACGGGGCGGTAAGTCCAGACGCTGGGGCCGCGCAAAAACGTGGTGCGCAAGAGTTGGATGGTATTGAATTTCGCCATATCGATCAACGGATAAACATAAGTAACAATTCCGGGGGGAATCGCCGTAGATGGGAAAGCATTGTGCGCCCAAATGAGGCAGATTAATCGCTGTCAGCCTATTGGGGCTGTCAGACGTTAAAGACAGATGAGGGCGGGGCGACCCATGCCGCCGTTCGCCACAATAATATGCGGTTGTTCACCGGACCACTGCCACCGCCCCGTGCGGAGAGAAAAAACGCCATATGCAACATCTTCATTCCGCGGACGCGTCAGCATTCTTTGCGGGTCCGCTAGGAACCCAATTGCGAGCCAAGCTCAACACCCTGGAAAACGTGCTTGCCGTCACTCCCGTTGACCTGACCTCGGATTTGCGCTTCGGCAGCGGCCAGGTGGTACTGACTTCTGAACGCCTTCTGGCCTTTGATCCCGATGCCCAACAGTGGAGTGAGTGGGCGCTATCGCCCGATTTGAGTCTGCGTTTTTTTGACCATGGCGGCGTAGGCAGCCTGGAGCTCCATGACAGCGCGCAGCGCCTGGGCCTGTGGCGCATCACCTTGAGCCACCAGACGGCGGTGCTGGGCCTGATGCAGCAGTTCGAGCGCCAACGTGAGCGCTTGCTGCGCAACGAGGCCTACCAAGTGGCCGAGGACGAGCGCTCGCTGTGCCCGGTCTGCGGCAGCGTGCTGCCCCCCGACAGCGAAGAATGCCCGGCCTGCGCCCGCCAGCAGAATGCACCGACCTCGAGCTGGGTGCTGCTGCGCCTGTGGCGCTTTGCCAAACCCTACAAAATGCAATTGTTGTTGGGTTTCGTCCTGACGCTCTGCACCACGGCTGCCCAGCTGGTGGCGCCGTACCTGACGATTCCGCTGATGGACAAGATCCTGATCCCGTTCCAGAACGGCGAGAAGATCGATGCCGGCCTCGTGCGTTTCTACCTGGGCGCGCTGCTGGTCTCGGCACTGATCGCCTGGCTGCTGGGCTGGGCGCGTACCTTTGTGCTGGCACGCGTCTCCGAGCGCATTGGCGCCAACCTGCGCACCACCACCTACAACCACCTGCTCAAGCTCTCGCTCGATTTTTACGGCAGCAAACGCACCGGTGACCTGATGGCCCGTATCGGCGCCGAAACCGACCGCATCAACCTGTTTCTCTCGCTCAACGCGCTGGATTTCGCGACCGATGTGCTGATGATCGTGATGACCTCGGCGATCCTGTTCTCGATCAACCCCTGGCTGGCCCTGGTGACCCTGGTGCCGCTGCCCTTTATCGCCTGGATGATCCACACGGTGCGCGACAAGCTGCGCACCGGTTTCGAGAAGATCGACCGCGTCTGGTCCGAAGTGACCAATGTGCTGGCTGACACGATTCCCGGTATCCGCGTCGTCAAGGCCTTTGCGCAGGAGCAGCGCGAGGCCGACCGCTTTGCCGCTGCCAACCAGGTCAACCTCGAAGCCAATGACCGCGTCAACAAGACCTGGTCGCTGTTCACCCCCACGGTCACCTTGCTGACCGAAATCGGCCTCTTGATCGTCTGGGCCTTTGGTATCTACCTGGTGGCCGGTGGCTCGATCACTGTCGGTGTGCTGACCGCCTTTATCGCCTACATCGGCCGCTTCTACACGCGTCTCGATTCGATGAGCCGCATTGTGTCGGTCACGCAAAAGGCCGCTGCCGGCGCCAAGCGCATCTTCGACATCCTCGACCATGTCAGCAACGTGCCCGACCCGGTCAACCCGGTCAAGCTGGGCAAGGTGCAGGGCGCCATCACGATGGAGAACGTCGGTTTCCGCTATGGCAGCCGCACCGTCATCAAGGACCTGAACCTGCAGATCCGCCCCGGCGAGATGATTGGCCTGGTGGGCCACAGCGGCTCGGGCAAAAGCACCCTGGTCAACCTGATCAGCCGCTTCTACGACGTGACCGACGGCTCGATCCAGCTCGATGGCGTCGATGTGCGCCGCATCGCCGTGTCTGACTACCGCAGCAATATCGGCCTGGTGCTGCAGGAGCCCTTCCTGTTCTTTGGCACCATTGCCGAGAACATTGCCTACGGCAAGCCCGATGCGACGCGCGAAGAGATCGTCGCCGCAGCGCGCGCCGCCCATGCGCATGAGTTCATCCTGCGCCTGCCCCATGGCTATGACTCGCTGGTTGGCGAGCGTGGCCAGGGCCTGTCCGGCGGTGAGCGCCAGCGTATCTCGATTGCACGTGCACTGCTGATCGACCCGCGCATCCTGATCCTGGACGAGGCGACCTCGGCGGTGGATACCGAGACCGAAAAGGAAATCCAGCGTGCGCTGGACAACCTGGTGCAAGGCCGCACGACGATTGCGATTGCCCACCGCCTGTCGACCCTGCGCAAGGCCGACCGCCTGGTGGTGATGGACCGTGGCGAGATTGTCGAAGTCGGATCGCATGACACGCTGATGGCCCAAGAGGGCGCCTACTGGCGCCTGTACATGGCGCAGGCGCGCCGCGCCGAGGAAGATGCCGAAGCCGCTGGCGTGGTCACCGCGCGCGCTGCGGGCGTGACCTATGACATGCAGCCCCTGCCCAAGTCCCATGTGGACGGGTCCGATGACAACCGCTGATCAGCAGCCCAGGAAAGCCCTTTCATGACAACCATTTCCTCTCCGCTGGCGCTCAGCCGCAATCCCTTTGGCCGCCTGGTTCTGGACAAGGACGGCAGGCCCCACCAGGTCAACCCGGTGCGCGCCTTTCCGCTGTCGGCCCCATCGCTGGGCATCTCCCTGGTCGGCGAAGACGGCAAGGAGGTGCTGTGGATCGCTGACATGGACGCGGTGGACCCGGCGGCCCGCGCACTGCTCAACGAAGACCTGGCCGCGCGCGAGTTCCAGCCGCTGATCGAGCGCATCGTCAGCGTCTCGACCTTCTCAGTCCCCAGCATCTGGACCCTGGAGACCGACCGGGGCCCTGTCCACATGACCTTGAAGGCCGAAGAAGACATCCGCAAGCTGCATGGCCGCCAGAACCTG encodes the following:
- a CDS encoding DUF1854 domain-containing protein, whose product is MTTISSPLALSRNPFGRLVLDKDGRPHQVNPVRAFPLSAPSLGISLVGEDGKEVLWIADMDAVDPAARALLNEDLAAREFQPLIERIVSVSTFSVPSIWTLETDRGPVHMTLKAEEDIRKLHGRQNLLITSADGVHYRLPDTNRLDKASRKLLERFL
- the cphA gene encoding cyanophycin synthetase, which codes for MAKFNTIQLLRTTFLRGPSVWTYRPVLEVWLDLGELEDYPSNKIPGLNERLTTWLPDLIEHTCGVGERGGFIQRLEGGTWMGHVMEHVIIELLNLAGMPAEFGQTREISKRGVYRMVFRCPEEAVARVALEHGHQLLMAAINDEPYDIKPAVHAIKTAINDRYLGPSTGCIVDAASERRIPHIRLNDGNLVQLGYGAAQRRIWTAESDQTSAIAEGIAQDKDFTKRLLTACGVPVPEGQIVATAEEAWEVAQEIGFPVTVKPSDGNHARGVTLELSQEADIKAAFALAQPEGSDVIVEKFIDGVEHRLLVVGDKVVAATKGETVSVYGNGKATLRELVAVLNEDPRRGPEQEYPLDWIKLEAGAVKLELNRQHVTPDSVIPQGQGVLLQRNGNMAIDCLDDVHPDVAYYAVLAAKIVGLDIAGMDMILKDVSQPMQGQGAILEVNAGPGLLMHLKPTSGAPRPVGMAIADHLFPREEGAGAGRIPIVGIVGTQNNAFIARLVGWLLQLSGKLTGVASDEGMFLSNRQTQKTNTANWAGAHRLLTNRLAQAAVIQTTARSILEEGLAYDRCLVGVVTDMQGFESLADHDVLEAGQMRRVMRTQIDVVLSDGAGVLNADLPEVADLAELCDGEVVLYTTDANNEAVATHRANTEAQHEGGRAVLIKGNNVVLATGAQERVLGTLDALSLPGGKKPDTSALLAAIATAWALDITPDLIGAGIKTFEYNA
- a CDS encoding ABC transporter ATP-binding protein, coding for MQHLHSADASAFFAGPLGTQLRAKLNTLENVLAVTPVDLTSDLRFGSGQVVLTSERLLAFDPDAQQWSEWALSPDLSLRFFDHGGVGSLELHDSAQRLGLWRITLSHQTAVLGLMQQFERQRERLLRNEAYQVAEDERSLCPVCGSVLPPDSEECPACARQQNAPTSSWVLLRLWRFAKPYKMQLLLGFVLTLCTTAAQLVAPYLTIPLMDKILIPFQNGEKIDAGLVRFYLGALLVSALIAWLLGWARTFVLARVSERIGANLRTTTYNHLLKLSLDFYGSKRTGDLMARIGAETDRINLFLSLNALDFATDVLMIVMTSAILFSINPWLALVTLVPLPFIAWMIHTVRDKLRTGFEKIDRVWSEVTNVLADTIPGIRVVKAFAQEQREADRFAAANQVNLEANDRVNKTWSLFTPTVTLLTEIGLLIVWAFGIYLVAGGSITVGVLTAFIAYIGRFYTRLDSMSRIVSVTQKAAAGAKRIFDILDHVSNVPDPVNPVKLGKVQGAITMENVGFRYGSRTVIKDLNLQIRPGEMIGLVGHSGSGKSTLVNLISRFYDVTDGSIQLDGVDVRRIAVSDYRSNIGLVLQEPFLFFGTIAENIAYGKPDATREEIVAAARAAHAHEFILRLPHGYDSLVGERGQGLSGGERQRISIARALLIDPRILILDEATSAVDTETEKEIQRALDNLVQGRTTIAIAHRLSTLRKADRLVVMDRGEIVEVGSHDTLMAQEGAYWRLYMAQARRAEEDAEAAGVVTARAAGVTYDMQPLPKSHVDGSDDNR